CCCTGATCTTAGGCTATTAAGATCACGGAACAGCTAACAAACACTATCTCACTTTTCAAATGTTTGCACACCAGATATTGAGGGATAAGATCCCTAAACATATGGGAAATCAAACTCCtctcatgcctataaatacaagtcatttATCAATACTAAGGTAATCCCAACTTTTGCTATATAAGTTCTGTGTTGTTTACATCTTCCTTCTTTGAttattgacttaggcatcggagtatcCCCGGGAAACCACCGGGAACTTTAACCCTATTGTTTGCTCTTGTTTACCAGACCCACCCGTCCTCAGACACCGCAGTGCAACAACCGGCCTGTCCTTGGACACTGCTGTGCAGCCAAAAATTGTGTCACGTCATCCATCGGAAAACTGTGTTCTAACAGTTTATACTTTATACTTTATATTTTGAGTAATTTTAATCATCATCATCCATCCTTTTTACATAGATAGTTAGTGATGTATAGCATTAACTCCGTTATATTTATCAACtgaatatttatttcttctaaaaaaaaattaattctataTTTACGATAttccataaaaataataactttaatgCTACATCCTATTCCGGATAACAACATCACATGGATTCCATGTACATTTTTATTTAGGAAATAAATTTTGTGGAGTAGAGTTTTAATTGCTCAAAATATTACTCGGTCAAACTTTGACATCTCGGATCTGTCAAAATCGGCATGATTTGTGAAcagcattttttcctttttcgccaagggaagaaaaaaataaaaataaaaacaaatgggAGTAAATTATATCTTTAATAGGATCAGATTCTATAAAATCTGAAACTCTGAACCGTTGATTAGTGAGATTAACGTAAATCGttgtaatttttgaaaaattaatgcCGTTGTGATTTTATCAGCTGGATTAACGTAGAGCGGCACCGTGCTCGAAGTGGGAAACTGCCAAAGGAGAATCCCCATCACAACGGCCACCAAGCCTAATCTAGACAGGCAGGGGCATGGTGGGGAATCAGAAAAGTACACGCTGGCACGTCGCACGTGGCCACAGGGGTTGATTTGTCCTATTCTCCCCCACTCTGCCCCCACACGTGTTTCATGGGGCCCGCGCTCATCACGTTGTTCTGTTCAGTGTTCAGGGACGAGAAAAGATCAAAAAAATGAGTAAAGGTGGTGGGTTGGAGTGTAGCTGTCTACGTGGCAGGCTCCAGTCGGCAGGTGTTTCGTGGCAGATGCCCGGCGTGTCAGTTTTTTAATCACCACATGCACCAGGCAGGCtatacctcttttttttttaacaaaattaaaaaaacaaaaatctagtTACGATAAAGACGGGACGATATTCCGTATGTACCCCTAGTAAGTCACAAAAATTGCGGACTGACCGGATCTCTGTTTCTTAAGATAAGTAGGATGAGAGGGGTGTTTCCGGTAACCGAATCCCAACATAgccaaaaccaaaaaccaacaAACGGGTCCCCCTTCTAGTCTACTTTACTTTCTCTTTGTCTTTCTAAAAATGTgggcgtttttttttttttttttttttttttaatatttgataaGATTATCTCTCTCCAAACCAAATCAAACCCTAAATAAACCCCACCACAGCCTTGCCACCTCTATTGCATGcctttttgttcattttctCGTCGTTGTCGTTCTCTCCTATTTTCCCCTCTAAAAGCCCAAAGCAGGGTGGAACGCGTACAGATACAGAGAAGTACCAAGACAAAGAATAGCCTCCACaacccttttcttcttcatggCTGTTGAGGCTCGGCATCTCAATCTCTTCCCTTCTCAACTCATAGGAAACAGGTaccctttttctcttcttcttcttttgttttcatttttatttttatttgtttgttttttttttttttttttttccatctaaaGTTATGGGGGGTGATGAATTTGCAGGGAAATGATGAATCTCATTGAGGTAAACAGCAATATGTACAACTCCCATATGGGTTACACAGTTCCATTATCAGGAACCACGACGACGGAGACTCTGTTACCAGCACACAGTTCTGTGGTGATTGATTCGATTCCTCCGAAAGGTGCAATGAAATCCGACAGCGGCCTCACCTACAACATCCCCATATCAAGAAAGCGCTCAAGAGACGCGATCAACCCTTTCTTTTCCAACCCAAATCCTCAACCCCACAAGAATTGCGGCTTCTTCTCGTTTCTTGGTGAAGACATTTCCTTCCAGATCCAACAACAGCAGTTCGACATCGACCGCCTGGTTTCCCAGCATGTACGCCTAATTAATCTAATCAATCGCgctctttttgttttgatttttcattagATGTTTGTTGATCGTGAGTGAAGTATTAATTTGTAATTTCTGTTGTTGTTACAGATGGAGAAGGTGAGGATGGAGATtgaggaaaagagaaagagacaagCGAGGAGGATAATAGAGGCAATAGAGTTGGGGATGATGAAGAGGCTGAAGGCGAAAGAGGAAGAGATAGAGAAGATTGGTAAACTGAACTGGGCTCTGGAAGAGAGGGTCAAGTGCTTATGCATAGAGAATCAGATATGGCGCGACCTGGCGCAGAGCAACGAGGCCACGGCCAACGCTCTCCGAACCAACCTGGAGCAGGTGCTGGCCCACGGCGCAGGATTAGACGACGAGACGGCCGCCGCACACATGGACGACGCCCAGTCCTGCTGCGGAAGCAGCGGCGAGAACGTGGAGGATCATCACACAGAGGTGGAGGGCCCGCGCACGTTAGCGAGGATCGGAGGAGAAAGAGACTACTATAGGAGTGATCAATGTGGCAACAGGTGGTGTAGAAACTGTGCGAAACAAGAGTCGTGCGTACTGCTGTTGCCCTGCAGGCACCTCTGTCTCTGTACCGCGTGTGGCTCTACGCTCCACACTTGCCCCATCTGTAAATCCACCAAGAACGCCAGTGTGCATGTTAACATGTCCTGAACCTCAAAGAACAGATCAAATTCTAGAAATTTAGATGATCCCATGGATCCTTTCTTTCTTGTCagtctcatttttttttgtatctatATTTTCTTTCCCTCGATTTGTTGTTTGTGGGACATGAATTTTCTCAGCAAATGGTCGGAAAGACCATCCCAAAATCAAGAACCAATTACGTAAAGAATTTGAAACCATTTTGCAGCCTAATTTCTCTCATTGAGTTGTTTTACATGGGAATTAATTATCGTGCGTAAAGAAGGTGAAATGCAGGCGCATTTTAACGTAATAATGGCGTTAAATGTTGGAGTTATGGGCAAAAAGGGAGGGTCCAGACCCGAGGACGTAGGGCGACGGACGGCATGCGGAGGATCTAACCGACAGCTAGTACTCTGTACACCAGCTGGCGAACGGCAATGGAGCGTGGAGCGTGGAGCACAGGCGCGTGGAGTCAACGAGGAAAGGCGAAAGGGACTGGTGTGAGGCAAAAGCTGACACGTAGGACGCGCGCAAATGTCGCTGTTGGGAGCAGTGGCATCCCATTGCCAACGGCAGCACTAATCTCTCTCTGATTTGTTTTGTCTCGATTGTGCGCACTGTAGGGCTGTGCTTGTGTAGCTGCCAGCCTTTGGCACCAAAATCCAAAGGAGAAGCCGACACCAGAGTCGGTGGTTGGAATAACCCcgtcaaaaacaaaacaaaacaagtgaaatttGATAAACTAGTATTAAAAAGAAAGTTGGGGTATTGTAAACGACGACGTGTTACCGTTTCAATTCTTTCTAAAATTAAAGATGGTTGTTGGGACTCGTGGCTTCAGGGAGGCACTTACTTTTCTGTCTAAACCCTCTTCTGTCACTGTCCAACAACAGGGACCACACACACAGAATCAGGATTTGGTTTTAAGTATATTAAAAtaactgtttttattttattttatttatttataagtggtaaaaaaaaaaaagaaaaaaaaaagaacgggGTTCTGCTAAAAGTGGCAGCCTGTGATTGTGCTTTCTTGCAGTAGTAAATGGTACGGTCGTCCTTTGACTACTTATTACTCCCGCTATAAATTTTGGCGGTTAGGATTTCCTGTCacggttttatttatttattaactaaaaaaaacaaaataaaataaaatgtattacTTCTTAGCCCGGTTGAAACTGAATGGGTTGTTTTGGAAGTGATTGACACGTTACTTCTGGTTTTAAGGGAAATTTGCACCTATTAatgaccacaaaaaaaaaaagaaaaaaaagaagaagaagattatatatgaaaaagagGCTAAACATATTCCATTATTTTGTTAGAGTAGTAATTGGCGTGAATATAGGAATTGAATTGACAATTTCAATGGAGGCCTTGGAATCAACTCCACCATAAATGAGTGGAGTGGAAGATGCCTAAAATTGTTTGGCAGTCGCATTCAATTTAATTGAAACTCTAAAATCAAACGTCAACCTTTGTCCAACTAAAGGGAcacattattattaaaattaaaatttaaaaaaaaaaaaaaaaacctcagaTTTGAAAGGACAAAAACCCTGGGTGGACCCCacctaaacaaaacaaaactaaaaaaaaggtACAAACGTCAAAGTTGGCATGTTATGAGTcaatggtaaaaataaaataaataatgtttttattttaattattatttgtctGGCCCCACTTGTGGGCCCTCACCAGATCTGGACCATCTGACCGGCATTATATATGCCCTCTGGAACACGTGAATCCCATTCCCACCCACCcacttcctctctctctctctctctctctctcttctttttcctgttaTCATTATCTTCATTATCTACTCAATTAAATTGCCATCAAGACTAtacttttttgtaatttgggggGATGGGGCCGGGGTTTAAATTGTCTTTTGCCTTTTGGCCACTATACCTGGGTGTTTCTGCCTAGGAATCTCATCAATAGCTTACCTGAAAAAAAGGATTATTctacttttggaaaaaaataattattacaattttgaaacTAAACCATTCTTGTAAAACCGGACATGACTTTTGACAGGGAAAGAGGTTCTCCAAATTGTTCGCCTGCTGTCTTTCAACTATTTTAAGGTGGGAGGTGGAGGATCCTCTTCCTTTTCTAactaaaatgaagaaatattattatatcatacaaatttaattgtattattttgtttttaaataatgtgacattatatatatatatatatatatatatatatatataaagaggatCGTGATCCTTTAAGAAGTCACAACTtattagtttgtgttttttccttttta
This genomic interval from Corylus avellana chromosome ca3, CavTom2PMs-1.0 contains the following:
- the LOC132176404 gene encoding probable BOI-related E3 ubiquitin-protein ligase 3, whose protein sequence is MAVEARHLNLFPSQLIGNREMMNLIEVNSNMYNSHMGYTVPLSGTTTTETLLPAHSSVVIDSIPPKGAMKSDSGLTYNIPISRKRSRDAINPFFSNPNPQPHKNCGFFSFLGEDISFQIQQQQFDIDRLVSQHMEKVRMEIEEKRKRQARRIIEAIELGMMKRLKAKEEEIEKIGKLNWALEERVKCLCIENQIWRDLAQSNEATANALRTNLEQVLAHGAGLDDETAAAHMDDAQSCCGSSGENVEDHHTEVEGPRTLARIGGERDYYRSDQCGNRWCRNCAKQESCVLLLPCRHLCLCTACGSTLHTCPICKSTKNASVHVNMS